The DNA sequence GAGGGAATGAGACTTGCCGCTTCGAAGCTTCCACTTAAGACGAAATTTGTGAAACGCGAAGCAGCGGCGGCGTAGAGAAATATGAAAATTGCAGCCTTACGGGATTTGACCCACGAAGAGGTCACACAGAAGAAATTAGAGCTGGAGGATGAGTTGTTCAATCTCCGGCTGAAAAAGAAAACCAAGCAAGCGCAGAATCCGGTTCGGATGCGTTTCGTACGCCGCGACTTGGCCCGCATCTTCACGCTGTTGCGCGAAGAGCAATTGGGCAAGACGCACCTTGCTGAGAGTGCCAAGATCATGCTGGATAAGAAGGAGTAGGGGTGGAGAGACAATTTCGCAAAACCAGAGTAGGCGTCGTCGTATCCAACAAAATGGAAAAGACGATTACCGTTGAGCTGGAACGCAAGATGAAGCATCCGTTGTACACCAGAGTTATCAAGCGCCGCTCGAAGCTGTATGCTCACGATGAGCAGAATACTGCCGGGATTGGCGACAAGGTTCTGGTTATGGAAACCCGCCCACTCTCCAAGTTGAAAAGATGGCGTCTGGTTAAAGTCGTCGAGAAAGCGGTATAGGAAATGATTCAGGAATATTCGCGGCTAAACGTCGCAGATAATTCGGGCGCCAAGAAGGTGATGTGTTTCCGCGTATTGGGCGGCACGCGCCGGCGTTATGCCCGGATCGGCGACATTATTGTCTGCACGGTCAAAGATGCAATTCCAGGCGGCACGGTAAAGAAATCGGAAGTCTGCCGCGCCGTTGTGGTTCGGACTGTTGATGCGGTTCGTCGCAAGGACGGTTCGACAGTGCGTTTTTCTGAAAACGCTGCCGTTATCATCAACGATCAAAAAGAACCGCGCGGTACCCGTATCTTTGGGCCGGTAGCCCGCGAATTGCGCGAGAAGCAGTTTATGAAGATCGTATCGCTGGCTCCGGAGGTTGTGTAACAATATGAAGATCCGCAAAGGCGATACGGTAAGAGTGCTCAGTGGCAAGAACAAGGGCAAGACTGCGCGCGTGCTTATGGTCAATCCCGAAAAAATGCGCATCTGGGTTGAGGGTGTCAATCTGGTCAAACGCCATTCGCGTCCGACACAGAAGAACCCCAAGGGCGGTGTAGTTGAGAAGGAAGGTTCGCTGCATATTTCGAAAGTGATGCTGGTAGATGCCAAGGGTGAACCAACGCGCGTCGGATATCACGTCGTACGCAGCGAGAATGGCCGGATTTCCAGCAAGCTTCGCATCAGCAAGAAGTCGGGAGAAAACATTTAAGTAAACGATTATGGCAAGATTCAAATTATACTACAAAGACGAAGTTATACCGCGCTTGATGAAAGAGGGCGGATATAAGAACGTCATGCAAGTGCCGAAGATTACGAAAATCGTAATCAATATCGGACTGGGCGAAGCGATTCAGAACGCAAAGGCGTTGGAGGCGGCGACTGGCGATCTGACAATGATCACCGGCCAGAAACCGCACGTACGCCGTGCTACCAAATCGGTCGCAAACTTCAAATTGCGCGAAGGCATGCCTATCGGCATCGCGACCACTCTGCGCGGCGAGAAGATGTATGAATTTCTTGATCGTTTGGTTTCAGTAGCGTTCCCGCGTGTTCGCGACTTTCGCGGCATTTCGCCGAAGTCGTTTGATGGCCGCGGCAACTACACCATCGGTTTGAAAGAGCAAATTCTTTTCCCGGAAATCGACTATGATAAGATCGACAAGATCCGGGGTA is a window from the bacterium genome containing:
- the rplN gene encoding 50S ribosomal protein L14 — protein: MIQEYSRLNVADNSGAKKVMCFRVLGGTRRRYARIGDIIVCTVKDAIPGGTVKKSEVCRAVVVRTVDAVRRKDGSTVRFSENAAVIINDQKEPRGTRIFGPVARELREKQFMKIVSLAPEVV
- the rplE gene encoding 50S ribosomal protein L5 → MARFKLYYKDEVIPRLMKEGGYKNVMQVPKITKIVINIGLGEAIQNAKALEAATGDLTMITGQKPHVRRATKSVANFKLREGMPIGIATTLRGEKMYEFLDRLVSVAFPRVRDFRGISPKSFDGRGNYTIGLKEQILFPEIDYDKIDKIRGMNITIVTTAKTDEEALNLLTHMKLPFRKS
- the rpsQ gene encoding 30S ribosomal protein S17, producing MERQFRKTRVGVVVSNKMEKTITVELERKMKHPLYTRVIKRRSKLYAHDEQNTAGIGDKVLVMETRPLSKLKRWRLVKVVEKAV
- the rpmC gene encoding 50S ribosomal protein L29, which encodes MKIAALRDLTHEEVTQKKLELEDELFNLRLKKKTKQAQNPVRMRFVRRDLARIFTLLREEQLGKTHLAESAKIMLDKKE
- the rplX gene encoding 50S ribosomal protein L24, which gives rise to MKIRKGDTVRVLSGKNKGKTARVLMVNPEKMRIWVEGVNLVKRHSRPTQKNPKGGVVEKEGSLHISKVMLVDAKGEPTRVGYHVVRSENGRISSKLRISKKSGENI